In Alloyangia pacifica, the following proteins share a genomic window:
- a CDS encoding putative glycolipid-binding domain-containing protein, whose protein sequence is MSETLATIHWRALDRDGEDKCRLARHEDGYMLVGHARFRDGTGWAALDYVVRCGPDWLTRSADVTGTVGGQEVRTQLTRQNGAWLLNGDVQPELADCTDVDFAFTPATNLMPLRRLPEVGRLSVCAAWLRLPGPRLDPLDQSYIRERGGLVGYESPQTGHSTQITVDPQGFPTLYPGLWQRVDL, encoded by the coding sequence ATGAGCGAGACGCTGGCCACCATCCACTGGCGCGCCCTAGACCGCGACGGCGAGGACAAATGCCGCCTCGCCCGGCACGAAGATGGCTACATGCTGGTCGGCCACGCGCGCTTCCGCGATGGCACTGGCTGGGCTGCGCTCGACTATGTGGTGCGGTGCGGGCCGGACTGGCTGACGCGCAGCGCCGATGTCACCGGGACTGTCGGCGGCCAGGAAGTGCGCACGCAGCTCACCCGGCAGAACGGCGCCTGGCTGCTAAATGGCGACGTGCAGCCGGAGCTCGCCGACTGCACGGACGTGGATTTCGCTTTCACACCGGCGACCAACCTGATGCCGCTGCGCCGACTGCCCGAGGTCGGACGGCTGAGCGTGTGCGCCGCCTGGCTGCGCCTACCCGGCCCGAGGCTCGACCCGCTCGACCAGAGCTACATTCGCGAGCGCGGCGGGCTGGTCGGCTACGAATCTCCGCAGACCGGGCACAGCACGCAGATCACCGTCGACCCGCAGGGCTTTCCGACGCTTTATCCGGGCCTGTGGCAACGCGTCGATCTTTGA
- the leuC gene encoding 3-isopropylmalate dehydratase large subunit: MSGKTLYDKIWDAHVVQQDADGTCLLYIDRHLVHEVTSPQAFEGLRMSGRKVRAPERTIAVPDHNVPTTLDRESGIENEESRIQVEALDKNARDFGVNYYPVSDVRQGIVHIVGPEQGWTLPGMTVVCGDSHTATHGAFGALAHGIGTSEVEHVLATQTLIQSKSKNMKVEITGQLRPGVTAKDITLSVIGHTGTGGGTGYVIEYCGEAIRSLSMEGRMTVCNMAIEGGARAGLIAPDETTFEYVKGRPHAPKGAQFEAALTWWKTLYSDDDAHWDKVVTIKGEDIAPVVTWGTSPEDVLPITDLVPAPESFTGGKVEAAKRALSYMGLEAGQKLTDIKIDTVFIGSCTNGRIEDLRAAAEILKGKKVKDGMRAMVVPGSGLVRAQAEEEGLAQIFIDAGFEWRLAGCSMCLAMNPDQLAPGERCAATSNRNFEGRQGKGGRTHLMSPAMAAAAAITGHLTDVRDLMAAPAEA, encoded by the coding sequence ATGTCCGGCAAGACGCTCTACGACAAGATCTGGGATGCCCACGTCGTCCAGCAGGACGCAGATGGCACCTGCCTGCTCTACATCGACCGCCACCTCGTGCACGAGGTCACCTCGCCCCAGGCCTTCGAGGGCCTGCGCATGTCCGGCCGCAAGGTTCGCGCCCCCGAGCGCACCATCGCCGTGCCCGACCACAACGTGCCCACGACGCTCGATCGTGAAAGCGGCATCGAGAACGAGGAGAGCCGCATCCAGGTCGAGGCGCTCGACAAGAACGCCCGCGACTTCGGCGTGAACTACTACCCGGTCAGCGACGTCCGCCAAGGCATCGTGCACATCGTCGGCCCCGAGCAGGGCTGGACGCTTCCGGGCATGACCGTGGTCTGCGGCGACTCGCACACCGCCACCCACGGCGCTTTCGGCGCGCTGGCCCATGGTATCGGCACCTCCGAGGTCGAGCACGTGCTCGCCACCCAGACGCTGATCCAGTCCAAGTCGAAAAACATGAAGGTCGAGATCACCGGCCAGCTCCGCCCGGGCGTCACCGCCAAGGACATCACGCTTTCGGTCATCGGCCACACCGGCACCGGTGGCGGTACCGGCTACGTCATCGAGTATTGCGGCGAGGCGATCCGGTCGCTCTCGATGGAAGGCCGGATGACCGTGTGCAACATGGCCATCGAGGGCGGCGCCCGCGCCGGTCTGATCGCGCCCGACGAGACCACCTTCGAATATGTGAAGGGCCGCCCGCACGCGCCGAAGGGCGCGCAGTTCGAGGCCGCGCTGACCTGGTGGAAGACGCTCTACTCCGATGACGACGCGCATTGGGACAAGGTCGTGACCATCAAGGGCGAAGACATCGCCCCTGTCGTCACCTGGGGCACCTCGCCCGAGGACGTGCTGCCGATCACCGACCTGGTGCCCGCCCCCGAGAGCTTCACCGGCGGCAAGGTCGAGGCGGCCAAGCGCGCGCTCAGCTACATGGGTCTCGAGGCCGGGCAGAAGCTGACCGACATCAAGATCGACACGGTCTTCATCGGCTCCTGCACCAATGGCCGGATCGAGGACCTGCGCGCCGCAGCCGAGATCCTCAAGGGCAAGAAGGTCAAGGACGGCATGCGCGCCATGGTTGTGCCGGGGTCGGGCCTCGTCCGCGCCCAGGCCGAGGAAGAGGGCCTTGCGCAGATCTTCATCGACGCTGGCTTCGAGTGGCGGCTTGCCGGCTGCTCCATGTGCCTTGCGATGAACCCCGACCAGCTCGCCCCGGGCGAGCGCTGCGCGGCCACTTCGAACCGCAACTTCGAGGGCCGTCAGGGCAAGGGCGGGCGCACCCACCTGATGTCCCCGGCCATGGCGGCGGCGGCGGCAATCACCGGCCACCTGACCGACGTGCGCGACCTCATGGCCGCACCGGCCGAGGCGTAA
- a CDS encoding CoA transferase subunit A has product MYQALTVEEAVALIPDGARVMLSGFMGVGTPDRTVAALAASGRRDLTVIVNDAARPDRGVGPLVKARCLRKFIGSHIGLNPDVQAQMRDGTLEVELVPQGTLVERIRAAGVGLGGVLTPTGLGTRVAEGKQVIEVEGKPYLLEPPLSADFALIAARSCDYVGNLTYMLTATNFNPIMALAAKVVIAEPEEIVPVGMIPPDAVKTPGALVDHVIRRVA; this is encoded by the coding sequence ATGTATCAGGCACTGACAGTGGAAGAAGCGGTGGCACTGATCCCCGACGGCGCGCGCGTGATGCTCTCGGGCTTCATGGGGGTCGGCACGCCGGATCGGACGGTCGCGGCGCTTGCGGCCTCGGGGCGCAGGGACCTCACCGTGATCGTCAACGATGCGGCACGTCCCGACCGCGGCGTCGGCCCTCTGGTCAAGGCGCGCTGCCTGCGCAAGTTCATCGGCAGCCACATCGGGCTCAACCCCGATGTGCAGGCGCAGATGCGGGACGGTACCCTCGAAGTCGAACTGGTGCCGCAGGGCACGCTGGTCGAGCGCATCCGCGCCGCAGGCGTGGGCCTTGGCGGGGTGCTGACCCCGACCGGGCTGGGCACCAGGGTCGCCGAGGGCAAGCAGGTGATCGAAGTCGAGGGCAAACCCTACCTGCTCGAGCCGCCGCTCAGCGCCGACTTCGCACTGATCGCCGCGCGCAGCTGCGACTACGTGGGCAATCTGACCTACATGCTCACCGCAACGAACTTCAACCCAATCATGGCCTTGGCGGCAAAGGTGGTGATCGCCGAGCCCGAGGAGATCGTGCCGGTGGGGATGATCCCGCCCGACGCGGTGAAGACCCCCGGCGCGCTGGTCGATCACGTGATCCGGAGGGTGGCATGA
- a CDS encoding mechanosensitive ion channel family protein yields MNPETDLPQTDLTPFEAVQQTGLTLLGQIDTFLAIVLRPWMFYQVGIALGLFLLAHLLRALIGPRIYEWMRAREGWPKWRIRLLVVLHRRLRMIIFVSLLWLVISVMQQITWPSRTYLLEIIAQLSSAWLVIALITRLIGNPALRSLIRYGAWGYVTIWILGLTDEAQALLESAAISFGDSKLSLWLILQAVVILVALVSLARFLTTAGAASIRRNEGISPSMQVLAVKFLQVALYGAAFFFALKLAGVDLTGLAVLSGAIGVGLGFGLQKVVSNLVSGIIILLDKSIKPGDVISIGETFGWINALGARYVSITTRDGKEYLIPNEDMITGQVVNWSHSNELVRVDIHFGTAYGDDPHLVRKVAIEAAESVDRVLTNRPPVCHIIGFGDSSVDYILRFWIIDPSQGLTNIRGNVFLALWDAFKQNGISIPFPQREVRMLGADPGPARAEAPDDEVTERPG; encoded by the coding sequence ATGAACCCGGAAACCGACCTGCCGCAGACCGATCTGACGCCCTTCGAGGCGGTTCAGCAGACCGGGCTGACGCTGCTGGGGCAGATCGACACCTTCCTCGCAATCGTGCTGCGGCCCTGGATGTTCTATCAGGTCGGGATTGCGCTGGGGCTTTTCCTGCTAGCGCATCTGTTGCGGGCGCTGATCGGGCCTAGGATCTACGAGTGGATGCGGGCCCGCGAGGGCTGGCCGAAATGGCGCATCCGGCTGCTGGTCGTTCTGCACCGGCGGCTGCGGATGATCATCTTCGTCTCGCTCCTTTGGCTCGTGATCAGCGTGATGCAGCAGATCACCTGGCCGTCGCGCACCTATCTTCTGGAAATCATCGCCCAGCTGTCCAGCGCCTGGCTGGTGATCGCGCTGATCACGCGCCTCATCGGCAACCCGGCGCTGCGCTCGCTGATCCGCTACGGCGCCTGGGGCTACGTGACGATCTGGATCCTCGGGTTGACCGACGAGGCGCAGGCGCTGCTGGAGAGCGCGGCGATCAGCTTCGGGGACTCCAAGCTCTCGCTTTGGCTGATCCTGCAGGCGGTGGTGATCCTCGTCGCGCTGGTTTCGCTGGCGCGCTTCCTGACAACGGCGGGGGCGGCGAGCATCCGGCGCAACGAGGGGATCAGCCCCTCGATGCAGGTGCTGGCGGTGAAATTCCTGCAGGTGGCGCTTTACGGGGCGGCCTTCTTCTTTGCGCTGAAGCTGGCCGGTGTCGACTTGACCGGGCTGGCGGTGCTCTCGGGGGCCATCGGTGTCGGCCTTGGGTTCGGCTTGCAGAAGGTGGTCTCGAACCTCGTGTCGGGGATCATCATCCTGCTCGACAAGTCGATCAAGCCGGGTGACGTGATCTCGATCGGCGAGACCTTCGGCTGGATCAATGCGCTGGGCGCGCGCTACGTGTCGATCACAACGCGCGACGGCAAGGAATACCTCATCCCCAACGAGGACATGATCACCGGGCAGGTGGTCAACTGGTCGCATTCCAACGAGTTGGTGCGCGTGGACATCCATTTCGGCACCGCCTACGGCGACGATCCACACCTGGTGCGCAAGGTCGCGATCGAGGCGGCGGAAAGCGTGGACCGGGTGCTGACCAACCGACCGCCGGTGTGCCACATCATCGGCTTCGGTGACAGCTCGGTCGATTACATCCTGCGGTTCTGGATCATCGATCCGTCGCAGGGGCTGACCAACATCCGGGGCAACGTGTTCCTGGCACTCTGGGATGCGTTCAAGCAGAACGGCATCTCGATTCCCTTCCCGCAGCGCGAGGTGCGGATGCTGGGCGCGGACCCGGGGCCCGCGCGTGCGGAGGCACCCGATGACGAGGTGACGGAACGTCCCGGCTGA
- the yaaA gene encoding peroxide stress protein YaaA, with product MLVVISPAKKLDWAPRETEMTEPDFGADALRLVETARGLTHAELKKLMHLSDKLAELNHERFRDYAEEPEIEALRPAALAFAGDTYQGLDASSLDPEEMDYAQDHLRILSGLYGVLRPRDAIQPYRLEMGSRLKTSRGKSLYDYWGDQLSKALNAQGESTGAEVLVNCASQEYFGAVDPKALKLRVITPQFLEDKDGAPKVVSFYAKRARGAMARYIVTRRITDPEGLRDFDLGGYAYDEDRSTEDQPVFIRPYSNAA from the coding sequence ATGCTCGTGGTGATTTCGCCCGCGAAGAAGCTGGATTGGGCCCCCCGTGAGACCGAGATGACGGAGCCGGATTTCGGTGCGGATGCGCTGCGCCTGGTGGAGACCGCCCGGGGCCTGACGCATGCTGAGTTGAAGAAACTGATGCACCTGTCCGACAAGCTCGCCGAGCTCAACCATGAGCGCTTCCGCGACTATGCCGAAGAGCCCGAGATCGAGGCGCTGCGCCCCGCCGCGCTGGCCTTTGCCGGCGACACCTACCAGGGGCTCGACGCCAGCTCGCTCGATCCCGAAGAGATGGATTACGCGCAGGACCACTTGCGGATCCTCTCGGGCCTCTACGGCGTGCTGCGTCCGCGCGACGCGATCCAGCCTTACCGGCTGGAGATGGGCTCGCGGCTGAAAACCAGCCGCGGCAAGTCGCTCTACGATTACTGGGGAGACCAGCTGTCGAAAGCGCTGAACGCGCAGGGCGAGAGTACCGGCGCCGAGGTTCTGGTGAACTGCGCCAGCCAGGAGTATTTCGGCGCGGTCGATCCCAAGGCGCTGAAACTGCGGGTCATCACGCCGCAGTTTCTCGAGGACAAGGACGGCGCCCCCAAGGTGGTGAGCTTCTACGCCAAGCGCGCCCGCGGCGCGATGGCGCGCTACATCGTCACCCGCCGGATCACCGACCCCGAGGGGCTGCGCGATTTCGACCTTGGCGGCTATGCCTATGACGAGGACCGCTCGACCGAGGACCAACCGGTGTTCATCCGCCCCTATTCCAACGCCGCCTGA
- a CDS encoding 3-oxoacid CoA-transferase subunit B, giving the protein MDPKELIARRCAAEVRPHTLVNLGIGIPTLVSDHLDEGMGVFFQAENGVVGMGRRPPEGMSDRHLTDAGGSFVSAVPGASTIDSAFSFGLIRGGHLDLTVLGGLQVDERGYLANWMIPGVYVPGMGGAMDLVTGAKRVIVAMIHSAKDGTPKIVPECSLPLTAERRVDLIVTELAVIRPEEDGLHLIETAPGVTLAEVRAATAAHLIVSGAVPEMDLSRSC; this is encoded by the coding sequence ATGGATCCCAAGGAGCTTATCGCCCGCCGCTGCGCCGCCGAGGTCAGGCCGCACACGCTGGTCAACCTCGGGATCGGTATCCCGACGCTGGTCTCCGACCATCTCGACGAGGGCATGGGCGTCTTCTTCCAGGCCGAGAACGGCGTGGTGGGCATGGGGCGGCGCCCGCCCGAGGGCATGTCGGACCGCCATCTCACCGACGCCGGCGGCAGCTTCGTCTCGGCGGTGCCGGGCGCCTCGACCATCGACAGCGCCTTTTCCTTTGGGCTGATCCGCGGCGGGCACCTCGACCTGACGGTGTTGGGCGGGCTTCAGGTCGACGAGCGCGGCTACCTCGCCAACTGGATGATCCCGGGGGTCTACGTGCCTGGGATGGGCGGCGCGATGGATCTGGTGACAGGGGCGAAACGGGTGATCGTGGCGATGATCCACAGCGCCAAGGACGGCACACCGAAGATCGTGCCGGAATGCTCCCTGCCGCTGACCGCCGAGCGGCGGGTCGATCTCATCGTCACCGAATTGGCCGTAATCCGCCCCGAGGAGGACGGGCTGCATCTCATCGAAACCGCGCCTGGGGTGACCTTGGCCGAGGTGCGTGCGGCGACTGCGGCGCATCTCATCGTCTCGGGCGCGGTGCCAGAGATGGATTTGTCGCGGTCGTGCTGA
- a CDS encoding hybrid sensor histidine kinase/response regulator → MDVAARLAEERRARLAAERLLELKQAELFAANRKLNSHARQLSHEITETRAEVATVRDENLRVKTQLGAAHQKIEMVEGQLWTALACMRDGLASFNAERRMEIANPAWLALFDGLDTIRPGAGYAHVLDMMVEEGIVDLQGEHGDDWRARMAARWDADPIPTETIRIYTGQFLQLQDRHLPDGGVVTLSFDITELMRMWSALEELPDGFVIYDADDRLLMCNETYRAIYRLSSPAIHPGASFEDILRYGLEHGQYREAAGREEEWLAERIAAHRSTGRELEQQLGDGRWLRVYERPLSDGGRVGLRIDITEAKRIQQELEEARRRAEIASHAKSTFLANMSHEIRTPMNGVVGMAELLMEGTLDAEQRLYAETIRSSGEALLLIINDILDYSKIEAARMVIAAEPFDLGHAIDEVARLLMPAAQEKGVALRVDYPPELPRRFIGDAGRIRQILTNLVGNAVKFTAEGHVAILVSGTLEGGVAQLDIRVEDTGIGIAPDKLEHIFGEFNQVEDARNRSFEGTGLGLAITRRLVGMMGGTLQVSSEPGTGAVFGLNLPLPVAGGTAGPEVPETAVSPTAPPGLDVLLAEDNRTNQLVFRKMAEALGCDLALRFACDGAEAVRAFEWRRPDLVFMDISMPGMDGKEATQRIRALEGDGPRVPIIAVTAHAMSGDREALLAAGLDDYLTKPLRKAELARLIARWGASSATSRAVPDAEPELPADQAALE, encoded by the coding sequence ATGGATGTCGCGGCACGGCTGGCCGAGGAACGGCGCGCGCGGCTGGCGGCGGAACGGCTGCTGGAGCTGAAGCAGGCGGAACTTTTTGCCGCCAACCGCAAACTGAATTCCCACGCGCGCCAGCTCAGCCATGAGATCACCGAGACCCGGGCCGAGGTCGCCACCGTGCGCGACGAGAACCTGAGGGTGAAGACCCAGCTCGGCGCGGCGCACCAGAAGATCGAGATGGTCGAGGGCCAGCTCTGGACCGCGCTGGCCTGTATGCGCGACGGGCTGGCCAGCTTCAACGCCGAGCGGCGGATGGAGATTGCGAACCCCGCCTGGCTGGCGCTCTTCGACGGGCTCGACACGATCCGCCCCGGCGCGGGCTATGCGCATGTGCTCGACATGATGGTCGAGGAGGGGATCGTCGATCTGCAGGGCGAGCATGGCGACGACTGGCGCGCCCGCATGGCCGCCCGCTGGGACGCGGACCCGATCCCCACCGAAACCATCCGCATCTATACCGGTCAGTTCCTGCAGCTGCAGGACCGGCACCTGCCCGACGGCGGGGTGGTGACGCTCAGCTTCGACATCACCGAGCTGATGCGCATGTGGTCGGCGCTCGAGGAGCTGCCGGACGGCTTCGTCATCTACGACGCCGACGACCGTTTGCTGATGTGCAATGAGACCTACCGCGCCATCTACCGGCTGAGCTCCCCGGCAATTCACCCCGGCGCAAGCTTCGAGGACATCCTGCGCTACGGGCTCGAGCACGGCCAGTACCGCGAGGCGGCGGGCCGCGAGGAGGAGTGGCTGGCCGAACGGATCGCGGCGCATCGCAGCACCGGGCGCGAGCTCGAGCAGCAGCTCGGGGACGGGCGCTGGCTGCGGGTCTATGAGCGGCCGCTGTCGGACGGCGGGCGGGTCGGCCTGCGCATCGACATCACCGAGGCCAAGCGCATCCAGCAGGAGCTCGAGGAGGCCCGGCGCCGGGCCGAGATCGCCAGCCACGCGAAATCCACCTTCCTCGCCAACATGAGCCACGAGATCCGCACGCCGATGAACGGCGTCGTCGGCATGGCCGAGCTGCTGATGGAAGGCACGCTCGACGCCGAGCAGCGGCTCTATGCCGAGACCATCCGCAGCTCGGGGGAGGCGCTCTTGCTGATCATCAACGACATCCTCGACTATTCCAAGATCGAGGCCGCGCGCATGGTGATTGCCGCCGAGCCCTTCGACCTTGGCCACGCCATCGACGAAGTGGCGCGGTTGCTGATGCCCGCCGCGCAGGAGAAGGGCGTCGCTCTGCGGGTGGACTATCCGCCGGAGCTGCCGCGGCGTTTCATCGGCGATGCCGGGCGGATCCGGCAGATCCTTACCAACCTCGTCGGCAATGCAGTGAAGTTCACCGCCGAGGGGCATGTGGCGATCTTAGTCTCGGGGACGCTCGAGGGGGGCGTTGCGCAGCTCGACATTCGTGTCGAGGACACAGGCATCGGCATCGCCCCGGACAAGCTCGAGCACATCTTCGGCGAGTTCAACCAGGTCGAGGATGCGCGCAACCGCAGTTTCGAGGGCACGGGGCTCGGGCTCGCCATCACCCGGCGGCTTGTGGGGATGATGGGCGGTACGCTGCAGGTCTCCTCGGAACCGGGCACCGGGGCGGTCTTCGGGCTGAATCTGCCACTGCCGGTCGCCGGGGGCACTGCGGGGCCCGAGGTGCCGGAGACCGCGGTGTCTCCGACCGCTCCGCCGGGGCTCGACGTGCTCTTGGCCGAGGACAACCGCACCAACCAGCTTGTATTTCGCAAGATGGCCGAGGCGCTGGGGTGTGATCTCGCGCTGCGCTTCGCATGCGACGGCGCCGAGGCCGTGAGGGCCTTCGAGTGGCGGCGACCGGACCTGGTGTTCATGGACATCTCGATGCCCGGGATGGACGGCAAGGAGGCGACGCAGCGCATCCGCGCGCTGGAGGGAGACGGGCCCCGGGTGCCGATCATCGCGGTCACCGCCCATGCGATGAGCGGCGATCGCGAGGCGCTGCTCGCGGCGGGGCTCGACGACTATCTCACCAAGCCGTTGCGCAAGGCCGAGCTGGCCCGGCTGATCGCGCGTTGGGGGGCGTCGAGTGCGACCTCGCGGGCCGTACCGGACGCGGAGCCAGAGCTGCCGGCGGATCAGGCGGCGTTGGAATAG
- a CDS encoding acetyl-CoA C-acyltransferase family protein: MSFEFSDDIVILGGARTAIGTFGGALKSVPPIELGTTAAKAALERAGVEGGQIGHVVFGHVLNTEPRDMYLSRVAAMQAGIPDTTPAMNVNRLCGSGAQAVVSGVQALMLGDAEFALVGGAESMSRAPYIIPDQRWGQKMGDIRTVDMMLGALNCPFGTGHMGITAENVAKENDISREAQDAFALESQQRAAKAIEAGHFKEQIVPVEIASRRETVVFDTDEHPKATSLEKLSGLRPAFDREGSVTAGNASGLNDGAAALVLARGGAAATAGLTPKARVLGYAHAGVRPEVMGIGPVPAVENLLARTGLSLSDFDVIESNEAFAAQALAVNKGLGLDPAKVNPNGGAIALGHPIGATGAILTVKALYELERIGGRKALITMCIGGGQGIALAIERV, translated from the coding sequence ATGTCCTTCGAATTTTCTGACGACATCGTCATCCTTGGCGGGGCGCGCACCGCCATCGGCACTTTCGGCGGAGCGCTGAAATCCGTGCCGCCGATCGAGCTTGGCACCACGGCGGCCAAGGCGGCGCTGGAGCGGGCTGGCGTCGAGGGCGGCCAGATCGGCCATGTGGTCTTCGGACATGTGCTCAACACCGAACCACGCGACATGTACCTGTCGCGGGTCGCGGCGATGCAGGCGGGCATTCCCGACACCACGCCGGCGATGAACGTCAACCGGCTCTGCGGCTCGGGCGCGCAGGCCGTTGTCTCGGGCGTGCAGGCGCTGATGCTGGGCGACGCTGAGTTCGCGCTGGTCGGCGGCGCCGAGAGCATGAGCCGCGCACCCTATATCATCCCCGACCAGCGCTGGGGCCAGAAGATGGGCGACATCCGCACCGTCGACATGATGCTCGGCGCGCTCAACTGCCCCTTCGGCACCGGCCATATGGGCATCACCGCCGAGAACGTGGCCAAGGAGAACGACATCTCGCGCGAGGCGCAGGACGCCTTCGCGCTGGAGAGCCAGCAGCGGGCGGCCAAGGCCATCGAGGCGGGCCACTTCAAGGAGCAGATCGTGCCCGTGGAGATTGCCTCACGCCGCGAGACCGTGGTCTTCGACACCGATGAGCACCCCAAGGCGACCTCGTTGGAGAAGCTCTCGGGCCTGCGCCCTGCCTTTGACCGGGAGGGCTCGGTCACTGCGGGCAATGCCTCGGGGCTGAACGATGGCGCGGCGGCGCTGGTGCTGGCGCGCGGCGGGGCCGCCGCGACGGCAGGGCTGACACCCAAGGCGCGGGTGCTGGGCTATGCCCACGCCGGGGTGCGCCCCGAGGTTATGGGGATCGGCCCGGTCCCGGCGGTGGAAAACCTGCTGGCGCGCACCGGCCTGTCGCTCTCGGACTTCGACGTGATCGAGAGCAACGAGGCCTTTGCCGCGCAGGCGCTGGCGGTCAACAAGGGGCTCGGGCTCGACCCGGCGAAGGTGAACCCCAACGGCGGCGCCATCGCGCTCGGCCATCCGATCGGTGCCACGGGCGCGATCCTCACGGTCAAGGCGCTTTACGAGCTCGAGCGCATCGGCGGCCGCAAGGCGCTTATCACCATGTGCATCGGCGGCGGTCAGGGCATCGCGCTGGCGATCGAGCGGGTCTGA
- the leuD gene encoding 3-isopropylmalate dehydratase small subunit has product MEKFEKLTGIAAPMPLVNIDTDMIIPKQFLKTIKRSGLGVHAFDEMRYLDDGSENPEFVLNKPQYRDAQVIVAGDNFGCGSSREHAPWALADFGIKVVISTSFADIFYNNCFKNGMLPIVMPQEAVDVLMKDAEKGANARMTVDLENQVVTTSDGEAFAFEVDPFRKHCLLEGLDDIGLTMEKAGAIDSFEAQAAQSRPWV; this is encoded by the coding sequence ATGGAAAAATTCGAGAAGCTGACCGGGATCGCGGCGCCCATGCCGCTGGTGAACATCGACACCGACATGATCATCCCCAAGCAGTTCCTGAAGACGATCAAGCGCTCCGGCCTCGGCGTGCACGCCTTCGACGAGATGCGCTACCTCGACGATGGCTCGGAGAACCCCGAGTTCGTGCTGAACAAGCCGCAGTATCGCGACGCGCAGGTGATCGTCGCCGGTGACAACTTCGGCTGCGGCTCCTCGCGCGAACACGCGCCTTGGGCGCTGGCCGACTTCGGCATCAAGGTGGTGATCTCCACCTCCTTCGCCGACATCTTCTACAACAACTGCTTCAAGAACGGCATGCTGCCCATCGTCATGCCGCAAGAGGCGGTCGACGTGCTGATGAAAGACGCCGAGAAGGGCGCCAACGCCCGCATGACCGTGGATCTGGAAAATCAGGTGGTGACCACCTCCGACGGCGAGGCGTTCGCCTTCGAGGTCGACCCCTTCCGCAAGCACTGCCTGCTCGAGGGACTCGACGACATCGGCCTGACCATGGAGAAGGCCGGCGCGATCGACAGCTTCGAAGCACAGGCCGCGCAGTCCCGTCCCTGGGTCTGA